A part of Magnetospirillum sp. ME-1 genomic DNA contains:
- the tolQ gene encoding protein TolQ gives MDPSQAVGAAGAAAQMDLSMWALFMRADIIVKFVMIALLLASFWCWAIIFDKLMKVRQLSTRADQFEEAFWSGGSLEELYDRIGARPLDPMSSIFVAAMREWRRSAAKGLADRDSTRASLPQRIDRVMSVTLGREMELLERRLGFLASVGSTAPFIGLFGTVWGIMNSFQSIAATKNTSLAVVAPGIAEALFATALGLVAAIPAVIAYNKISTDLDRYSKRLENFAGEFGAILSRQLEEKA, from the coding sequence ATGGATCCTTCTCAGGCAGTAGGGGCGGCCGGAGCGGCGGCGCAGATGGACTTGTCCATGTGGGCGCTGTTCATGCGCGCCGACATCATCGTCAAGTTCGTCATGATCGCCCTGCTTCTGGCCTCGTTCTGGTGCTGGGCCATCATCTTCGACAAGCTGATGAAGGTGCGCCAGCTGAGCACCCGGGCCGACCAGTTCGAGGAAGCCTTCTGGTCCGGCGGCTCGCTGGAGGAGCTCTACGACCGCATCGGCGCCCGGCCGCTGGACCCCATGTCGTCCATCTTCGTGGCCGCCATGCGCGAATGGCGGCGTTCGGCGGCCAAGGGTCTGGCCGACCGCGATTCCACGCGGGCCAGCCTGCCCCAGCGCATCGACCGGGTAATGAGCGTGACCTTGGGGCGCGAGATGGAGCTTCTGGAGCGCCGCCTGGGCTTTTTGGCCTCGGTGGGCTCGACGGCGCCGTTCATCGGCCTGTTCGGCACGGTGTGGGGCATCATGAACTCGTTCCAGTCCATCGCCGCGACCAAGAACACCTCGCTGGCCGTGGTGGCGCCCGGCATCGCCGAGGCGCTGTTCGCCACCGCTCTCGGCCTGGTGGCCGCCATTCCGGCGGTGATCGCCTACAACAAGATCTCCACCGATCTCGACCGCTATTCCAAGCGCCTGGAGAACTTCGCCGGTGAGTTCGGCGCCATCCTGTCGCGCCAGCTCGAGGAGAAGGCCTGA
- the ybgF gene encoding tol-pal system protein YbgF, translating to MRRLVLATAFCALMLGAAPNPAFAQADTRALYDRIERLERDLMTMQQQAARGGTTVVRSNDGSVAGSTASRLEDRINELEDANRFLTGKIEEANFKAAQLNKQLERMQADLDLRFKDLEAGKGGSSSSAAQPQSMSMPAVSAPATTPSGAPVLIPPKGVKPGANSADNDGPAPGPQPLGSMPAGAMKKGEAESQVQAAKAAPKDAQSAYEEAYGLLQKGDYDGAERGLQAFLKAYPNHQLAGNAQFWVADIAFSQKKDFAASAKLFGEAYKKYPKHTKAPDMLYKLGASFGHLNMKDQACRTYALLFAEHPDMADRIKRAVQGDKQRLGCK from the coding sequence GTGCGTCGTCTGGTTCTTGCCACCGCCTTTTGCGCGCTGATGCTCGGCGCTGCCCCCAACCCCGCGTTTGCCCAGGCCGACACCAGGGCGCTTTATGACCGCATCGAGCGGCTGGAGCGCGATCTGATGACCATGCAGCAGCAGGCGGCGCGCGGCGGCACCACGGTGGTGCGCTCCAATGACGGCAGCGTCGCCGGTTCCACGGCTTCGCGCCTGGAGGACCGCATCAACGAGTTGGAGGATGCCAACCGCTTCCTTACCGGCAAGATCGAGGAAGCCAATTTCAAGGCGGCTCAGCTCAACAAGCAGCTGGAGCGCATGCAGGCCGACCTGGATCTGCGCTTCAAGGATCTGGAAGCGGGGAAGGGGGGCTCATCCTCGTCCGCCGCCCAGCCGCAATCCATGTCCATGCCGGCGGTGTCGGCTCCGGCCACCACGCCCAGCGGCGCGCCCGTGCTGATTCCGCCCAAGGGCGTCAAGCCCGGGGCCAATTCCGCCGACAATGACGGCCCGGCCCCGGGGCCCCAGCCTCTGGGCTCCATGCCCGCCGGCGCCATGAAGAAGGGCGAGGCGGAGTCGCAGGTGCAGGCCGCCAAGGCCGCCCCCAAGGACGCCCAGTCCGCCTATGAAGAGGCGTACGGCCTGTTGCAGAAGGGCGACTACGACGGGGCCGAGCGCGGGCTGCAGGCCTTCCTCAAGGCCTATCCCAACCACCAGCTGGCCGGAAACGCCCAGTTCTGGGTGGCCGACATCGCCTTTTCCCAGAAGAAGGACTTCGCCGCCTCGGCCAAGCTGTTCGGCGAGGCCTACAAGAAGTACCCCAAGCATACCAAGGCCCCCGACATGCTCTACAAGCTGGGCGCTTCCTTCGGCCACCTGAACATGAAGGATCAGGCCTGCCGTACCTACGCCCTGCTGTTCGCCGAGCATCCCGACATGGCCGACCGCATCAAGCGGGCCGTCCAGGGCGACAAGCAGCGTCTGGGGTGTAAGTAG
- the pal gene encoding peptidoglycan-associated lipoprotein Pal, with amino-acid sequence MKLRFLTIVAAAALLAACESAPSDTGAKGGAGQTSPAAGSGIVKGSKEDFVANVGDRVFFDFDKSSLRADAKATLDKQAAWLKAYPNYSLTIEGHADERGTREYNLALGEKRANSVAEYLKAAGVAAARVKTVSYGKERPVALGSNEAAWSQNRRGVTVLN; translated from the coding sequence ATGAAACTGCGTTTCCTGACCATCGTTGCCGCCGCCGCTCTGCTGGCCGCTTGCGAATCCGCTCCTTCCGACACCGGCGCCAAGGGCGGCGCTGGCCAGACCTCGCCGGCTGCCGGCTCGGGCATCGTGAAGGGCTCGAAGGAAGACTTCGTCGCCAATGTCGGCGATCGCGTCTTCTTCGACTTCGACAAGTCCAGCCTGCGCGCTGACGCCAAGGCCACCCTGGACAAGCAGGCTGCCTGGCTGAAGGCCTATCCGAACTACTCTCTGACCATCGAAGGTCATGCCGACGAGCGCGGCACCCGCGAGTACAACCTGGCTCTGGGTGAGAAGCGTGCCAACTCGGTCGCCGAGTACCTGAAGGCTGCCGGCGTTGCCGCCGCTCGCGTCAAGACCGTCTCCTACGGCAAGGAGCGCCCCGTCGCTCTGGGCTCGAACGAGGCCGCCTGGTCGCAGAACCGTCGTGGCGTGACCGTCCTGAACTAA
- a CDS encoding cell envelope integrity protein TolA — protein sequence MELRRESYVFSGLLHLALFLLAVFGLPQFWRELPVEEAPLVVDIVPIGAKTNPPPLQDNKPQPEPQKAEPEPPKPEPPKPEPPKPEPPKPPPPPTPAPPPPPPTPAPPPPKPEPAPMPKPEPKPEPKPEPPPPPKPEPRPEPPKKTKDVKDELDSLLKSVDKKKPTPADELDKLLKSTEKLKPSVPENKTATQTAPQSVRGSASHNPNEPVSMTERDRIRAHIERFWNVPAGAKDADKLVVQIKVSVLPDGTVTSADVVADPMMMLNPYYQAAADSARRAVRAASPLPIPVDKYEQFKDFTLAFNPKFAAGR from the coding sequence ATGGAATTGCGGCGCGAAAGCTACGTCTTCTCCGGTCTTCTGCATCTGGCGCTGTTCCTGCTGGCGGTGTTCGGCCTGCCGCAGTTCTGGCGCGAGCTGCCCGTGGAGGAGGCGCCGCTGGTCGTCGACATCGTTCCCATCGGCGCCAAGACCAATCCGCCGCCGCTCCAGGACAACAAGCCGCAGCCCGAGCCGCAGAAGGCCGAGCCCGAGCCCCCCAAGCCGGAACCGCCGAAGCCGGAACCGCCCAAGCCCGAGCCGCCCAAGCCGCCGCCGCCGCCCACCCCGGCGCCGCCGCCGCCGCCGCCCACGCCAGCACCTCCGCCGCCCAAGCCTGAGCCGGCGCCCATGCCGAAGCCCGAGCCGAAGCCCGAGCCCAAGCCGGAGCCGCCGCCTCCCCCTAAGCCCGAGCCGCGACCCGAGCCGCCCAAGAAGACCAAGGACGTCAAGGACGAGCTGGATTCGCTTCTCAAGTCCGTGGACAAGAAGAAGCCGACGCCCGCCGACGAACTGGACAAGCTTCTGAAGTCCACCGAGAAGCTCAAGCCCTCGGTGCCGGAAAACAAGACCGCCACCCAGACCGCGCCGCAATCGGTCAGGGGCTCGGCGTCGCACAATCCCAACGAGCCGGTCTCCATGACCGAGCGCGACCGCATCCGCGCCCATATCGAGCGCTTCTGGAACGTGCCGGCCGGGGCCAAGGACGCCGACAAGCTGGTGGTGCAGATCAAGGTTTCGGTGCTGCCCGACGGTACGGTCACCTCGGCCGATGTGGTGGCCGACCCCATGATGATGCTGAACCCCTATTACCAGGCCGCCGCCGACAGCGCGCGCCGCGCCGTGCGCGCCGCCAGCCCGCTGCCCATTCCGGTGGACAAGTACGAGCAGTTCAAGGATTTCACGTTGGCCTTCAACCCCAAGTTCGCGGCAGGAAGATGA
- the tolR gene encoding protein TolR produces the protein MGASLGSRKGHSRKFRPVAEINVTPMVDVMLVLLVIFMVTAPLLTAGVQVDLPKTSAAPLKGDDQPLSVTIDAHGKIWIQETEVQIDELAPRLQAITAQKPETRIFVRGDKGIDYGRVMEVMGTLGAAGFAKVALVTEVKGSSEPAKPAKKGGR, from the coding sequence ATGGGCGCCTCGCTGGGAAGCCGCAAGGGGCACTCCCGCAAGTTCCGGCCGGTGGCCGAGATCAACGTCACCCCCATGGTCGACGTCATGCTGGTGCTGCTGGTGATCTTCATGGTCACCGCCCCCCTGCTCACCGCCGGCGTGCAGGTGGACCTGCCCAAGACCTCGGCCGCGCCCCTGAAGGGCGACGACCAGCCCCTGTCGGTGACCATCGACGCCCACGGCAAGATCTGGATTCAGGAAACCGAGGTGCAGATCGACGAACTGGCCCCCCGTCTCCAGGCCATCACCGCCCAGAAGCCCGAGACCCGCATCTTCGTGCGCGGCGACAAGGGCATCGATTACGGCCGGGTGATGGAGGTGATGGGGACATTGGGAGCCGCCGGCTTCGCCAAGGTCGCCCTGGTCACCGAGGTCAAGGGCTCAAGCGAACCGGCCAAGCCCGCCAAGAAGGGAGGTCGCTAG
- the tolB gene encoding Tol-Pal system beta propeller repeat protein TolB, which produces MIPMTRIRSLLALCAFVILGVSVALPANAEVRIDITRGQMKPLPIAIPDFAGDARVGADIARVVSADLERSGLFKPIDPKAFIQTVASLQAGPRFPDWKAINAEALVSGKVESGPDGRIRVEFRLWDVFNEAYMTGWTLSASPQDWRRLSHKVADAIYKRVTGEDGYFDTQIVYIAESGPKNDRKKRLSIMDQDGENHRFLTDGSELVLTPRFSPSAREITYLSYFKGVPRVYIFNLDTGRRESLGNFPGMTFAPRFSPDGNKVIFSMAESGNTEIYEMNLLTRQKRQLTFSPAIETAPSYSPDGQQIVFESDRGGGQQIYIMGADGSNPQRISFGDGRYATPVWSPRGDLIAFTKQKGGQFFIGVMRTDGSGERLLAEGFLVEGPTWAPNGRVLSFFRESPSDERGRGQVVRLYTIDLTGVNERVLLTPVDGSDPAWSPLIP; this is translated from the coding sequence ATGATCCCCATGACTCGCATCCGCTCGCTCTTGGCGCTTTGCGCCTTCGTCATCCTCGGGGTTTCGGTGGCTCTGCCCGCCAACGCCGAGGTGCGCATCGACATCACCCGCGGCCAGATGAAGCCGCTGCCCATCGCCATTCCCGATTTCGCCGGCGATGCCCGCGTGGGCGCCGACATCGCCCGGGTGGTCTCGGCCGATCTCGAGCGGTCGGGCCTGTTCAAGCCCATCGACCCCAAGGCCTTCATCCAGACCGTGGCCAGCTTGCAGGCCGGTCCGCGCTTTCCCGACTGGAAGGCCATCAACGCCGAGGCCCTGGTCAGCGGCAAGGTGGAAAGCGGCCCCGACGGGCGCATCCGGGTGGAATTCCGCCTGTGGGACGTGTTCAACGAAGCCTATATGACCGGCTGGACGCTGTCGGCCTCGCCCCAGGACTGGCGGCGGCTGTCGCACAAGGTGGCCGACGCCATCTACAAGCGGGTGACCGGCGAGGACGGCTATTTCGACACCCAGATCGTCTATATCGCGGAATCCGGGCCTAAGAACGACCGCAAGAAGCGCCTGTCCATCATGGATCAGGACGGCGAGAACCACCGTTTCCTCACCGACGGGTCGGAACTGGTGCTGACGCCCCGCTTCTCGCCCAGCGCCCGCGAGATCACTTACCTCTCGTATTTCAAGGGCGTGCCCCGGGTCTACATCTTCAACCTGGATACCGGGCGCCGTGAATCGCTGGGCAATTTTCCGGGCATGACCTTCGCGCCGCGCTTCTCGCCCGACGGCAACAAGGTCATCTTCAGCATGGCCGAAAGCGGCAATACCGAAATCTACGAGATGAACCTGCTGACCCGGCAGAAGCGTCAGCTGACCTTCAGCCCGGCCATCGAAACCGCGCCCAGCTATTCCCCTGACGGCCAGCAGATCGTCTTCGAATCCGACCGTGGCGGCGGGCAGCAGATCTACATCATGGGTGCCGACGGCTCCAACCCGCAGCGCATCAGCTTCGGCGACGGCCGCTACGCCACGCCGGTGTGGAGCCCGCGCGGCGACCTCATCGCCTTCACCAAGCAGAAGGGTGGGCAATTCTTCATAGGTGTCATGCGTACGGACGGTTCGGGCGAGCGCCTGCTGGCCGAAGGCTTCCTGGTTGAAGGTCCCACCTGGGCGCCCAACGGCCGGGTTCTGTCCTTTTTCCGCGAATCTCCTTCGGATGAGCGTGGACGGGGCCAGGTGGTGCGGCTGTACACCATCGATCTGACCGGCGTTAATGAAAGAGTGCTCTTAACTCCGGTTGATGGGTCGGATCCTGCGTGGTCCCCCTTGATTCCCTAG
- the tilS gene encoding tRNA lysidine(34) synthetase TilS: MSVLPLTSDDFSRLMAPLGPFESQPRLGVAVSGGADSLALALLADRWAKERGGDVLALTVDHGLRPESAAEAEWVGGWLAAQGIAQRILTWTGEKPRSDLQAAARAARYRLLGEACAEEGILHLLLAHHRDDQAETLLLRLGRGSGLDGLSAMAPERPTAWGRLLRPLLGTPRARLEATLREQGQDWISDPSNANPAFARVRLRRLAPVLAAEGLSAERLAATARSLARAQDAIDAMVAQAAARHVVLDPAGYARLNAAALSELPDEVGLRLLSRLLLCVGGEAHTPRLERLERLYDAVRSGLETARTLAGCRIVPQRGGVVICREPERVEGLLPLVAGALIRWDGRFEAVVAADAPPGLRLGALGLQGRRKVRELLGRTRPEPVPACACPTLPALYHELGILAVPHLGYNREEAARLLIGLRASPLHVLTVSACAGGIRHYV; the protein is encoded by the coding sequence ATGTCCGTCCTGCCGCTGACCTCCGACGACTTCTCCCGCCTGATGGCGCCGCTGGGGCCGTTCGAATCCCAGCCGCGCTTGGGCGTCGCGGTGTCGGGCGGCGCCGATTCCCTGGCCCTGGCCCTGCTGGCCGACCGGTGGGCGAAGGAGCGGGGAGGCGATGTGCTGGCGCTGACCGTCGATCACGGCCTGCGTCCCGAGTCCGCCGCCGAGGCCGAGTGGGTGGGGGGCTGGCTGGCCGCCCAGGGCATCGCCCAGCGTATCCTCACCTGGACGGGGGAAAAGCCCCGCTCCGACCTCCAGGCGGCGGCGCGGGCCGCCCGCTACCGCCTGCTGGGCGAGGCCTGTGCCGAAGAGGGCATCCTGCATCTGCTGCTGGCCCATCACCGGGACGATCAGGCCGAGACGCTGCTGCTGCGCCTGGGGCGTGGTTCGGGGCTGGACGGGCTGTCGGCCATGGCGCCCGAGCGCCCCACCGCCTGGGGCCGGCTGCTGCGGCCGCTGCTGGGCACGCCCCGCGCCCGGCTGGAGGCCACCTTGCGGGAACAGGGACAGGACTGGATCAGCGATCCCTCCAACGCCAACCCGGCCTTCGCCCGGGTGCGGCTGCGGCGGCTGGCCCCCGTCCTGGCCGCCGAGGGGCTGAGCGCCGAACGTCTGGCCGCCACCGCCCGCTCCCTGGCCCGCGCCCAGGACGCCATCGATGCCATGGTGGCGCAAGCGGCGGCCCGCCATGTGGTCCTTGATCCGGCCGGCTATGCCCGCCTGAATGCCGCCGCCCTGTCGGAATTGCCCGACGAGGTGGGCCTGCGCCTGCTGTCCCGGCTGCTGCTCTGCGTGGGCGGCGAGGCGCATACGCCCCGGCTGGAGCGGCTGGAGCGGCTGTACGACGCCGTGCGCTCGGGGCTGGAGACGGCCAGAACCCTGGCCGGCTGCCGCATCGTGCCGCAACGTGGGGGCGTGGTGATCTGCCGCGAGCCGGAGCGGGTCGAGGGCCTGCTGCCCCTGGTTGCGGGGGCTCTGATCCGTTGGGACGGGCGGTTCGAGGCGGTGGTGGCCGCCGATGCTCCGCCGGGGCTTCGCCTCGGCGCCCTGGGGCTCCAGGGGCGGCGCAAGGTCCGGGAATTGCTGGGCCGGACGCGGCCCGAACCGGTGCCCGCCTGTGCGTGTCCCACTTTACCTGCGCTTTACCACGAGCTGGGTATTCTCGCCGTGCCGCACCTCGGCTATAACCGGGAGGAGGCGGCGCGTCTGCTGATCGGCTTGCGCGCCTCGCCCCTCCACGTTCTCACCGTTTCCGCTTGTGCCGGCGGGATTCGGCACTATGTGTAG